In Aliamphritea ceti, a single window of DNA contains:
- a CDS encoding cupin domain-containing protein has protein sequence MPTPTLFKFSDIEHRLVELEPGGTYIKPWVNTKVSESMAGGVNFLNNVSVPWNLEVDETVFVKEGNFRLIADGVAYQCEPGDVLYMPKGMDVKYECDEKCVIFYAVYPVDWKQQLGITEVPGIDPEDM, from the coding sequence ATGCCTACACCAACGTTATTTAAGTTTTCTGATATCGAGCACCGACTGGTTGAGTTAGAGCCAGGCGGAACCTATATCAAACCTTGGGTAAACACTAAAGTCAGCGAAAGCATGGCTGGTGGCGTTAACTTCCTGAACAACGTGTCTGTGCCATGGAATCTGGAAGTAGACGAAACCGTTTTTGTTAAAGAAGGTAACTTCCGCCTGATCGCTGATGGCGTTGCTTATCAGTGTGAGCCGGGTGATGTTCTGTACATGCCAAAAGGCATGGATGTGAAGTACGAATGTGACGAAAAGTGCGTAATTTTCTACGCCGTTTATCCGGTGGACTGGAAGCAGCAGCTGGGCATTACTGAAGTACCAGGCATCGACCCTGAAGACATGTAA
- the gloA gene encoding lactoylglutathione lyase — translation MSQANKFRLDHTMIRVRDLEKSLDFYCRILGMEVLRNTEYPNGRFTNVFVGFGPENVTTTLELTYNWDQKTDYDKGNAYGHLAFNVDNVVEAMAYLESEGVTIRSPAKPMNHGTRMLGFVEDPNGYVIELNEPVNP, via the coding sequence ATGTCTCAAGCCAATAAATTCCGTCTGGATCACACCATGATCCGGGTGCGGGATCTGGAAAAATCTCTGGATTTCTACTGCCGTATTTTAGGTATGGAAGTACTGCGTAATACCGAATACCCGAATGGCCGTTTTACCAATGTTTTTGTGGGGTTCGGTCCGGAGAACGTAACAACAACGCTGGAACTGACCTACAACTGGGATCAGAAAACTGATTACGACAAAGGCAATGCCTACGGTCATTTAGCGTTCAACGTGGATAACGTCGTAGAAGCGATGGCGTATCTGGAATCAGAAGGCGTCACCATTCGCAGCCCGGCTAAACCGATGAACCACGGCACCCGCATGCTGGGATTTGTCGAAGATCCAAACGGTTATGTGATTGAACTGAATGAACCGGTTAACCCCTGA
- a CDS encoding DMT family transporter, which yields MNQNYFKGVLLILAAGLCYAFQPIFARLAYADGANAIALMLLRFLLAACILHLFVFRRRKRQPDKTATRIFPVLATGLLVGSGAMCYFTALEQLSIGLVTLLFYLFPLYIFIFSVILRLEAMSLLKLSAVLLAVSGVYISVDINSELPLGGLILGILAGVLYGTYIMLNNHFLARQDTLTSLTWITSGAFICFTIPALAGQAEFPDSLQGYSAVLGLVIVSTLMSLALFLTGTRLIARATDTSVLAMAEIGTTMLLAWLLLNEQVSNRELLGAGVIFIAVIIILAAGRKPAREAI from the coding sequence ATGAATCAGAATTATTTCAAAGGCGTACTACTGATTCTGGCTGCAGGTTTATGTTATGCCTTCCAGCCAATCTTTGCCCGGCTCGCTTATGCGGATGGTGCTAATGCTATTGCGCTGATGTTATTACGCTTCTTATTAGCCGCCTGCATTCTACATTTATTTGTATTCCGGCGGCGTAAGCGTCAGCCAGATAAAACCGCCACTCGTATATTTCCGGTACTGGCTACAGGCTTACTCGTCGGCAGCGGCGCTATGTGCTATTTCACCGCGTTAGAACAGTTGTCAATTGGACTGGTTACACTACTGTTCTACCTGTTCCCCCTGTATATATTTATTTTCTCGGTAATCCTCCGCCTGGAGGCTATGTCACTGCTAAAACTGTCAGCCGTACTGTTAGCAGTAAGCGGCGTATATATAAGCGTTGATATCAACAGTGAACTGCCGCTCGGCGGGCTGATACTGGGCATTTTGGCGGGTGTGCTCTATGGCACTTATATTATGTTGAACAACCACTTTTTGGCCCGTCAGGATACTTTGACTTCACTGACATGGATCACCAGCGGCGCCTTCATCTGCTTTACTATACCGGCACTTGCCGGACAGGCAGAATTTCCCGACAGTTTACAAGGCTACAGCGCAGTACTTGGATTAGTCATAGTCAGTACACTTATGTCCCTGGCCTTATTTCTCACCGGTACCCGCCTGATCGCTCGTGCTACAGATACATCAGTGTTAGCAATGGCGGAAATTGGTACCACAATGTTGCTCGCCTGGCTACTGCTGAATGAACAGGTCAGCAACCGTGAACTGCTCGGTGCGGGGGTTATTTTTATAGCCGTAATAATTATTTTGGCTGCCGGGCGTAAACCAGCAAGAGAAGCCATCTGA
- a CDS encoding LysR family transcriptional regulator, translating into MRHLDLNLLNTFKAIAECHSLTQASLRLNKTQAAISIQLKKLEELTGCKLIERGYHKAELTQDGEVLLQYARRLLSLSNEAINVLNAEEVRGTVRFGIPDDYASLILKDAVQAFAHRYPGIRLEIRNDISHNLFKGLENGELDLALVTQRETDAGGEVLRRDPLVWVAEQNFTLSQDAALPLALYPHGCNFRKNILDALSSARQDYYIAFECSGVTGVKIAIDSGLAIAATAQALIQPNWRIIQQDEYQLPRLDAVVIELRNGKAEPSTAVKCFAENIRELLCDV; encoded by the coding sequence ATGCGTCACCTCGATCTGAACCTGTTAAATACTTTTAAAGCCATTGCGGAATGTCATAGCCTTACTCAGGCATCTCTGCGATTAAACAAAACCCAGGCAGCGATTAGTATTCAGCTAAAAAAACTTGAAGAACTCACTGGCTGTAAACTGATCGAACGGGGTTATCACAAAGCAGAACTGACTCAGGATGGCGAAGTACTTCTGCAATACGCCCGGCGCTTACTCAGCCTCAGCAATGAAGCCATTAATGTGCTGAATGCGGAAGAAGTCCGCGGCACTGTTAGATTTGGAATCCCTGATGACTACGCCAGTCTGATCCTGAAAGATGCTGTGCAGGCCTTTGCTCACCGCTACCCGGGCATTCGTCTGGAAATTCGCAACGATATAAGTCACAACTTATTCAAAGGGCTGGAAAATGGTGAGTTGGATCTGGCATTAGTGACCCAACGCGAAACAGATGCCGGGGGGGAAGTACTACGCCGTGACCCGCTTGTATGGGTTGCTGAACAAAATTTTACTCTGTCGCAAGATGCAGCCTTGCCACTGGCACTTTATCCACACGGTTGTAACTTTAGGAAAAATATTCTGGATGCTCTGAGCAGCGCGAGACAGGATTATTATATTGCCTTTGAATGCAGCGGCGTCACCGGTGTAAAAATAGCCATCGACAGCGGTCTGGCAATTGCAGCAACCGCTCAGGCACTGATTCAACCCAACTGGCGCATCATCCAGCAAGATGAATATCAACTACCCCGCCTGGATGCAGTCGTTATTGAGCTTCGCAACGGCAAAGCAGAACCTAGCACGGCGGTTAAATGCTTCGCCGAAAATATCCGGGAGCTGCTGTGTGATGTATAA
- the gloB gene encoding hydroxyacylglutathione hydrolase — protein MLNAEIVQLPCLKDNYCFLLHDFDSNITAVIDTPDANAIEAALEARGWQLDYILTTHHHWDHIDGHEALKQRYNCQVIGPRLNENVIPDIDQRVEGGDVLQLGGIDIQVIATPGHTLGHVCYWSQQLEAVFVGDTLFSMGCGRLFEGSPAQMWQSIQLLRDLPDTTAIYCGHEYTQNNALFALALEPDNQRLLMRCDEVDILRAKGLPTLPTNVQQEMQTNPFMRADVVGLQQALGMSGADPAAVFAEIRLRKDQA, from the coding sequence ATGCTGAATGCCGAAATAGTGCAGTTACCCTGCCTGAAGGATAATTATTGTTTTTTGTTACACGATTTTGACAGCAATATCACCGCGGTGATTGATACACCTGATGCTAATGCTATAGAAGCGGCACTTGAGGCGCGGGGATGGCAACTGGACTATATCCTCACGACCCATCATCACTGGGATCATATAGATGGCCATGAAGCCTTAAAACAACGTTATAACTGTCAGGTGATTGGTCCGCGTCTGAATGAAAATGTGATTCCTGATATCGATCAGCGGGTCGAAGGTGGTGACGTCTTACAGCTGGGTGGTATTGATATTCAGGTAATCGCTACCCCAGGCCATACTCTGGGGCATGTGTGTTATTGGTCGCAGCAGCTTGAAGCTGTTTTTGTTGGTGATACTTTATTTTCGATGGGATGCGGCCGTTTATTCGAAGGTTCGCCAGCACAAATGTGGCAAAGCATTCAGTTATTACGTGATTTACCTGACACTACGGCTATCTATTGCGGCCATGAATATACTCAGAATAATGCTCTGTTTGCGCTTGCTCTGGAGCCTGACAATCAGCGATTGCTGATGCGTTGTGATGAAGTTGATATTTTACGGGCGAAGGGATTGCCGACACTGCCAACTAACGTTCAGCAGGAAATGCAGACCAATCCTTTTATGCGTGCAGATGTGGTTGGATTACAACAGGCATTAGGTATGTCTGGAGCGGACCCTGCAGCGGTGTTTGCTGAAATCCGGCTGCGCAAAGATCAGGCGTGA
- a CDS encoding S1 family peptidase: MRFLLITLTALILAGCNAVPVKNVQEIKTVAKLNKKITTPVNIPVAYYAEEQELTRIMQLNSGGGGRWIFPTGQQFKEALDLVLPGIFARAEPLKLGGKPKYLFRFSGKPEFDSMFGTATVTLSTSVTNRSGDIIYETQTEGSSSTGGIGGGYETIFMNAFAQAIKEATTRFLNHTGSVRLAETQNAAPAPLVTTDNVLSLLDGVQPVGTGTGFFMNKTGQILTASHVINGCLLTQIKHEDKTYNTKLAAQSRILDTALLEITNDDFQAPEAYARISTDGNVTLGTQVFTTGYPLSSVLSAQANLTLGNISSLGGLKGAIGAFQYSAPIQSGSSGGPIVDYNGQLIGLVTSTINEDKVKSAGATTQNINFGLSNSYIIQFLNNNNITYSGKKPAKGFEKASQQAVAYTIPVLCYK, translated from the coding sequence ATGCGCTTTCTTCTTATTACTCTGACTGCTCTCATACTGGCAGGCTGTAATGCTGTGCCAGTAAAAAATGTGCAGGAAATCAAAACTGTCGCCAAACTCAATAAAAAAATAACCACGCCAGTTAATATTCCAGTAGCGTACTATGCTGAAGAACAAGAACTGACCAGGATTATGCAGCTGAACTCCGGAGGTGGGGGCCGCTGGATATTTCCGACCGGCCAGCAATTCAAAGAAGCACTGGATCTAGTATTACCAGGAATATTTGCCAGAGCTGAACCTTTAAAACTTGGCGGCAAACCCAAATATCTTTTCAGGTTTTCAGGTAAACCAGAATTCGACTCTATGTTTGGTACTGCGACAGTCACTCTATCAACCAGTGTCACTAATCGCAGCGGTGATATTATCTACGAAACACAGACTGAGGGTTCTTCCAGTACCGGAGGTATCGGTGGAGGCTATGAAACCATCTTCATGAACGCCTTTGCACAGGCAATTAAAGAAGCTACAACCCGCTTTCTAAATCACACCGGCAGCGTCCGCCTCGCAGAAACTCAAAACGCAGCACCGGCTCCACTAGTAACAACTGACAACGTCCTCTCATTACTTGACGGTGTTCAGCCTGTAGGTACCGGAACCGGATTCTTTATGAATAAAACAGGTCAGATACTGACAGCCTCCCACGTTATTAACGGCTGTCTGCTGACCCAAATAAAACATGAGGACAAAACCTATAACACTAAACTTGCTGCACAGAGCCGGATTCTGGATACCGCACTTCTGGAAATAACCAATGATGACTTCCAAGCACCTGAAGCATATGCCCGGATCAGCACTGACGGAAACGTAACTCTTGGCACTCAAGTATTCACCACAGGCTATCCGTTATCCTCTGTACTTTCTGCTCAGGCCAATCTTACCCTGGGCAACATTAGCTCTCTGGGAGGACTTAAAGGAGCAATTGGTGCCTTTCAGTACTCAGCACCTATTCAGTCAGGAAGTAGTGGTGGGCCAATTGTTGATTACAATGGCCAGCTCATAGGCCTCGTTACCAGTACTATCAACGAAGACAAAGTAAAATCTGCTGGCGCTACAACCCAAAATATTAACTTCGGGCTGTCAAACAGTTATATCATTCAATTTCTGAACAATAACAACATAACGTATTCAGGTAAAAAACCAGCGAAGGGATTTGAAAAAGCTTCACAGCAAGCCGTTGCTTATACAATCCCCGTACTCTGTTACAAGTAA
- a CDS encoding choline dehydrogenase: MQTGYDYIIAGAGSAGCVLARRLADAGHQVLLLEVGSSDKSWILQMPAGLRSAFKPTSKYNWWFHTEPQKHLNNREIQQPRGRVLGGSSSINGMTWLRGHPLDYDRWQQEGAEGWDWASCLPYFKKIENSTVNSGYRGIDGPVGVQRQEQLSPLNAAFLEAGQEAGWPLTDDVNGYQQEGVSRFEMSVKNGVRNSTAFAYLHNMPAQNNLTVWTGCQILQINLQGSIATGCQVQHKGQTLDVTADKETLLCAGVFGSPQLLMLSGIGPAEHLAEHDIDCKVDLSGVGENLQDHLECHIQIETKQPVSLNRELQPHRMLWAGMQWFGAKAGVAAVNQCHVGAFLNSSPETVHPDIQFHFFPVFFDKDWIPVPTTYGYRIGVGPMRPTSRGNVRLRSNKVTDPLRIDPNYMATEEDWRVMREAMNLGLEAARQPAFKPYHYREDTPGIHIREGKAMDEFIRDDAASAYHPCGTCKMGAADDAMAVVDSQLRVRGVENLRVIDASVIPSVPSANINAATIMLAEKASDMLLEKPMLTAQHLDFFSRQDAADKTINPKATQAGVSNV, from the coding sequence ATGCAAACAGGTTATGACTACATAATTGCCGGTGCCGGTTCTGCAGGCTGTGTGCTGGCACGCCGATTAGCCGACGCCGGACATCAGGTCCTGCTGCTTGAAGTAGGCAGTTCTGACAAATCCTGGATTCTACAAATGCCAGCAGGGCTGCGTTCAGCCTTTAAACCGACTTCAAAATATAACTGGTGGTTTCATACTGAGCCGCAAAAGCATTTGAATAATCGTGAAATACAGCAGCCACGTGGTCGGGTATTAGGCGGCTCTTCATCTATTAATGGCATGACATGGTTGCGGGGCCATCCACTGGATTATGATCGCTGGCAGCAGGAAGGTGCGGAAGGTTGGGACTGGGCGAGTTGCTTGCCTTATTTTAAAAAGATTGAAAACAGCACTGTTAACAGTGGTTATCGCGGTATAGATGGGCCTGTTGGGGTACAGCGTCAGGAGCAATTAAGCCCGTTAAATGCTGCTTTTCTTGAAGCCGGTCAGGAAGCTGGCTGGCCCCTGACAGATGATGTAAATGGCTATCAGCAGGAAGGTGTCTCCCGGTTTGAAATGAGCGTGAAGAATGGTGTACGTAATAGCACTGCTTTCGCCTATCTGCATAATATGCCGGCACAGAATAATCTTACGGTCTGGACCGGCTGTCAGATTTTGCAGATAAATTTGCAGGGCTCGATTGCCACCGGTTGTCAGGTGCAGCATAAGGGGCAGACGCTAGATGTTACTGCTGACAAAGAAACACTGCTATGTGCCGGGGTATTTGGTTCTCCTCAATTGCTGATGCTGTCCGGTATCGGGCCAGCTGAGCATCTGGCTGAGCATGATATTGACTGCAAAGTGGATCTGTCTGGGGTGGGTGAGAACCTGCAGGATCATCTCGAATGCCACATACAGATTGAAACTAAACAGCCGGTTTCATTGAACCGGGAATTACAGCCGCACCGAATGTTGTGGGCCGGTATGCAATGGTTTGGGGCTAAGGCAGGCGTCGCAGCAGTGAATCAGTGTCATGTAGGCGCTTTCCTGAACAGTTCACCGGAGACGGTTCATCCGGATATTCAGTTCCACTTCTTTCCGGTATTTTTTGATAAAGACTGGATACCTGTTCCGACGACTTATGGTTACCGAATTGGTGTTGGCCCGATGCGACCTACCAGCCGGGGCAATGTCCGCTTACGCAGTAATAAGGTGACCGATCCGTTGCGTATTGATCCTAATTACATGGCTACAGAAGAAGACTGGCGTGTTATGCGTGAGGCCATGAATCTGGGGCTGGAAGCCGCCCGGCAACCGGCGTTCAAACCTTATCATTATCGTGAAGATACTCCGGGTATCCACATTCGTGAAGGTAAGGCGATGGATGAGTTTATCCGTGATGATGCTGCCAGTGCGTACCATCCATGTGGTACTTGCAAGATGGGGGCTGCAGACGATGCTATGGCTGTTGTTGATAGCCAGTTGCGAGTTAGAGGGGTGGAAAATCTGCGGGTAATTGATGCCTCAGTTATCCCTTCAGTACCGAGCGCAAACATTAACGCCGCAACGATTATGCTGGCCGAAAAAGCCAGTGATATGTTGTTGGAAAAACCTATGTTAACTGCCCAGCATCTGGACTTTTTTAGCCGTCAGGACGCCGCAGATAAAACTATAAATCCAAAAGCGACTCAAGCAGGAGTGTCGAATGTCTGA
- a CDS encoding PDR/VanB family oxidoreductase — translation MTSQPITTRITAVENVAEQICAYTLEATDGRELPPFSAGAHIDLLLDNDLVRQYSLCSSPAESQHYRVAVLHEPEGRGGSDYIHKQLKLGDELDIHAPRNHFQLDMAGENYLLLAGGIGITPIMLMALQLQQAGKPFRLHYLCRTPEQAAFRQWLEDTFGTSVEFHYSYGDAAKRLDLFGLFAVQTQATQVYTCGSESLLQAILNAAETLPLIDVSFERFSAAPVAEGMVRQAFEIEIASSGEKLQVSGEQSILEVLQGAGHQIETMCKEGLCGSCEVNLLAGEADHRDSVLNDAEKAEQSVLMVCCSRAISPSLKLDL, via the coding sequence ATGACTTCTCAGCCAATAACGACCCGTATTACCGCTGTTGAGAACGTTGCCGAACAGATTTGTGCATATACCCTTGAAGCCACAGACGGCAGGGAATTACCTCCGTTCAGTGCCGGCGCTCATATTGATTTATTACTCGATAATGACCTGGTTCGCCAGTATTCGCTGTGCAGCTCCCCAGCAGAGAGTCAGCATTATCGGGTTGCTGTCTTACATGAGCCTGAAGGACGGGGTGGATCTGATTATATTCATAAGCAGCTGAAGCTGGGTGATGAGCTGGATATTCATGCACCGCGTAATCATTTTCAACTGGATATGGCCGGTGAAAATTATCTGTTGCTGGCGGGTGGGATTGGCATTACGCCGATCATGCTAATGGCATTACAACTGCAGCAGGCAGGCAAGCCTTTTAGATTACATTACCTGTGTCGCACCCCTGAGCAGGCTGCATTTCGGCAGTGGCTGGAAGATACATTCGGTACGTCGGTAGAGTTTCATTACAGCTATGGGGATGCGGCAAAGCGACTTGATTTATTTGGGTTATTCGCAGTCCAGACGCAAGCTACTCAGGTGTACACCTGTGGTTCTGAATCGTTGCTACAGGCCATTCTGAATGCGGCGGAAACGTTGCCATTAATTGATGTCAGTTTTGAGCGCTTCAGTGCAGCTCCCGTTGCGGAAGGTATGGTTAGGCAGGCATTTGAAATCGAGATTGCCAGTAGCGGTGAAAAACTACAAGTAAGCGGAGAGCAAAGCATTCTGGAAGTTCTGCAGGGTGCCGGACATCAAATTGAAACGATGTGCAAAGAAGGGTTGTGTGGCAGTTGTGAAGTGAACCTGCTGGCAGGTGAAGCTGATCACAGAGACAGTGTTCTTAACGATGCTGAGAAAGCTGAGCAGAGCGTGTTGATGGTTTGTTGCTCCCGGGCGATTTCTCCGAGCCTTAAATTAGATCTTTAA
- a CDS encoding GlxA family transcriptional regulator encodes MLRPESGGQYRLTFLLLPGYSMAALQAAIDPLRLANRVLGRECYQWRLLGASAAPVLASNGLTLPSQDYQYEVPANLFVCAGQQLWQENYPVLAWWLQTLYRQQTVFAGIGGGSHLLAQARLLNRGVVSMQGPAAQQFQQLYPQIEVSDKPYVLADQGNDCVSSASGIAPGQLMLSFIDRHFNSMVAGAVAEAMMLPGKWELNSAKTLQSVADLRLHRAVNLMQKNLEKPLVSSEIADQVHVSVRHLERLFKQHCEMTPSAYYMKLRLQAARRLLYQSGGDVAVIASRCGFKSSAHFSRTYSRHYGIGPSRDRQQK; translated from the coding sequence ATGCTACGTCCTGAATCTGGCGGCCAGTACCGGTTAACATTTTTATTGTTGCCGGGTTACTCAATGGCTGCGCTGCAAGCTGCTATAGATCCGTTACGGTTGGCAAACCGGGTTCTTGGTCGGGAATGTTATCAGTGGCGCTTATTAGGTGCGTCGGCTGCACCGGTGCTCGCCAGTAACGGATTAACCTTGCCAAGTCAGGACTATCAGTATGAGGTGCCAGCGAACTTATTTGTTTGCGCTGGCCAGCAGCTTTGGCAGGAAAATTATCCAGTATTGGCCTGGTGGCTGCAGACACTTTACCGGCAACAAACCGTGTTTGCCGGTATTGGCGGTGGTAGCCATTTACTTGCACAGGCCCGCTTGCTGAACCGTGGGGTTGTGAGTATGCAGGGACCTGCAGCTCAGCAGTTTCAGCAGCTGTATCCACAAATAGAGGTGTCCGATAAACCTTATGTGTTGGCGGATCAGGGTAATGATTGTGTGAGCAGTGCCAGCGGTATTGCTCCCGGGCAGTTAATGCTGAGCTTTATCGATCGGCATTTCAATAGCATGGTGGCGGGTGCTGTTGCAGAAGCTATGATGTTACCCGGAAAATGGGAGCTTAACAGCGCTAAAACGTTACAAAGTGTCGCTGATCTACGCTTGCATCGGGCTGTAAACCTGATGCAGAAAAACCTTGAGAAACCACTTGTCAGTAGTGAGATTGCAGATCAGGTACATGTGTCAGTCAGGCATTTAGAACGGCTTTTTAAGCAGCATTGTGAGATGACTCCCAGTGCTTATTACATGAAACTGCGTTTGCAAGCGGCCCGTCGGTTGCTATATCAGTCGGGCGGTGACGTTGCCGTCATCGCTAGCCGCTGTGGCTTTAAATCCAGTGCTCACTTTTCCCGTACCTACAGCCGTCATTACGGTATTGGTCCCAGCCGGGACAGGCAGCAGAAATGA
- a CDS encoding aromatic ring-hydroxylating oxygenase subunit alpha, with amino-acid sequence MSLIATDLANASLEAFNAPGEIKRGLPPEAYTSEAFWADEKARLFPQNWVLVGFAHEMANPGDAMPVNVGDSPVLLVRNRENQINAFHNVCRHRCLKLVDEPMNVGRMLKCPYHAWAYGLDGELRTTPYFGGDDPKSIPEGFDPKEHGLTAVNCEVWYDWIFVNISGDAQPFEDFIAPVKNRLQGMDFDQAKLVGVIDLGVVNTNWKFLMENFIEPYHVQFVHASTTDQPLVDHYIVDDGHCQGSAVDLDDNEEGGDGSGNTLAVSSRYLTLFPNFVFGRYFPDQMGVHLNVPLGPDKTLQRRAIYMTDGTELDAEATEKLKQLWVDVHIEDHEMCIRLQEGRKSTVAQTGGVLSPHWERSVRNFQEQIVAALSE; translated from the coding sequence ATGTCCCTGATTGCAACTGACCTGGCGAATGCCAGTCTGGAAGCCTTCAACGCACCGGGCGAGATAAAGCGCGGTCTGCCACCGGAAGCCTATACCAGTGAAGCCTTTTGGGCGGATGAAAAAGCCCGCTTGTTCCCGCAGAACTGGGTATTAGTTGGCTTTGCACATGAGATGGCAAACCCTGGCGACGCGATGCCTGTTAACGTCGGTGACAGCCCTGTTTTACTGGTGCGTAACCGTGAAAATCAGATTAATGCTTTCCATAACGTTTGCCGTCATCGCTGCCTGAAGCTGGTCGATGAGCCAATGAATGTGGGCCGTATGTTGAAGTGCCCATATCACGCCTGGGCATATGGTCTGGACGGTGAGTTACGGACTACGCCGTACTTTGGTGGTGATGATCCTAAGTCGATCCCGGAAGGCTTTGATCCGAAAGAACATGGTCTGACAGCCGTGAACTGTGAAGTTTGGTATGACTGGATATTCGTCAATATTAGCGGTGATGCACAGCCGTTCGAAGACTTCATTGCACCTGTAAAGAACCGCTTGCAGGGGATGGATTTCGATCAGGCAAAGCTGGTGGGTGTTATTGATCTTGGCGTTGTTAATACCAACTGGAAGTTCCTGATGGAGAACTTCATTGAGCCGTATCACGTGCAGTTTGTACATGCTTCCACGACTGACCAGCCATTAGTTGATCACTACATTGTTGATGACGGCCATTGCCAGGGCAGTGCAGTCGACCTTGATGATAACGAAGAAGGCGGCGATGGCAGCGGTAATACGTTAGCCGTGAGCTCCCGCTATTTAACCCTGTTCCCTAACTTTGTGTTTGGCCGTTATTTTCCGGACCAGATGGGCGTGCATCTGAATGTTCCTCTGGGGCCAGATAAAACGTTGCAGCGTCGGGCTATTTATATGACGGATGGCACCGAGCTAGATGCGGAAGCGACAGAAAAGTTAAAGCAACTTTGGGTTGATGTACACATTGAAGATCATGAAATGTGTATCCGTTTACAGGAAGGACGTAAATCTACGGTTGCTCAAACTGGCGGTGTGCTGTCACCCCACTGGGAGCGGAGTGTACGTAATTTTCAGGAGCAGATAGTCGCTGCACTGAGTGAATAA